From Tubulanus polymorphus chromosome 9, tnTubPoly1.2, whole genome shotgun sequence, a single genomic window includes:
- the LOC141911234 gene encoding uncharacterized protein LOC141911234: protein MKFPILLFVGVFGAVSGQTPPQCRSGWEYVSDSDKCIGFTTESCPSGTSPARIGSGEEDQAASSVLQNAGYMMANLGVTSDNLENGYSNWASDQPSPDGSQVFILLNEENLE from the exons ATGAAGTTTCCGATCTTGTTGTTCGTAGGTGTATTCGGTGCCGTTTCAG GACAAACGCCACCGCAGTGTCGTTCCGGTTGGGAATATGTTTCGGATTCGGATAAGTGTATCGGGTTTACAACAGAATCTTGTCCATCCGGCACCTCACCGGCTCGTATTGGTAGCGGGGAGGAAGACCAGGCGGCAAGTA GTGTATTACAGAATGCCGGGTATATGATGGCGAATCTCGGAGTCACTTCCGATAATTTAGAG AACGGGTACTCGAATTGGGCATCAGATCAGCCGAGTCCTGATGGAAGTCAAGTGTTCATTTTGCTGAACG AGGAGAATTTAGAGTAG